The Pseudomonas solani genome segment CGCTGGATATCCGCTTCGACGCCCGCCAGCGCCTGCTCCACCTGCGCCAGGGCGAAATGCTGGTGGAGGCCGTGGACGAGGCGCGGCCACTGCGGGTGGAAACGCCCCAGGGGCTGATCCTGCTCCACGGCGGCCGCCTCGCCGTGCGCCTGCAGGAGAGCCGCAGCCAGGTCAGCCTGTTCACCGGCGAGGCCCAGGTGTTCAGCCATGGCCAGCGCCTGGCGCTGCAACCCGGCCAGCGCCTCAACCTCGACGCCCGTGGCAGCGGTGCGGCCCAGGTGGCGGACGAGAACAGCGTGGCCTGGATCAACGGCATGCTGGTGGCCAGCGCCATGCGCTTGGGCGACTTCCTCGCCGAACTGGGCCGCTACCGCCACGGGCGCATCGGCTGCGACCCGGCCATCGCCGACCTGCGCCTCTCCGGCACCTACCCGCTGGACCACACCGACAGCATCCTCGCGATGCTGCCGCGCACCCTGCCCGTGGAGGTGCGCAGCGTCACCCGCTACTGGATCAGCGTGCACCCCAGGGCCGCGTCCTGAGCCGCGCACCGGCACCGCGAAAATTTTTTTCACCGACCTGAACCTTTTTCCCGGCCTCGCGTGACAGGGAAGGCAAAACCCCTTTCCCTCTCCCGAACGAGTGCCGCCATGACCGCCGACCCCACCCTTCGCCGCTTCGCCCGCACGCCCCTGGCCCGCGCCATGCAACCGCTGCTGCTGGGCCTGAGCCTGGCCGCCGCCGGGCTGCCCGCCATTGCCAGCGCCCAGGACCTGGTGATCGGCGCCGAGCGCCGCCAGGCCTTCGACATCCCGGCCGGCGGCCTGGAGCCCGCGCTCAACCGCTTCGGCCGCGAAGCCGGCGTGCTGCTGTCCTTCAGCCCGGAGCTGACCCAGGGCCGCAGCACCCAGGGCCTCAAGGGCGAGTTCGCCGTGGCAGAAGGGCTCGACCGCCTGCTCGCCGGCAGCGGCCTGCGCGCCGAGGCCGGTGAAGGCGGCTTCAGCCTGCACATGGCCACCGAAGGCGCGGCCCTGGAGATCGACCGCCAGGTGGTGATCGGCTCCCGTGCACCGGTGAGCATCAGCGAGCTGCCAGGCACCGTGTGGGTGATCGACAGCCACCAGTTGCAGGAGCAGACCAAGGCCGGCGTGCCCTTCAAGGAAGCCCTCGGCCAACTCATCCCGGGCATGGACATCGGCCCCCAGGGGCGCACCAACTACGGCCAGAACATGCGCGGCCGCAGCGCCCTGGTGATGATCGACGGCGTGTCGCTGAACAGCTCCCGGGGCATCAGCCGCCAGTTCGACTCCATCGACCCGTTCAACATCGAACGCATCGAAGTGCTCTCCGGTGCCAGTGCCGTGTACGGCGGCGGCGCCACCGGCGGCATCATCAACATCGTCACCAAGCGCGCCGAGGCGGGTGATGTGCGCTTCAACAGCGAGGTCGGCGTGCGCACCGGCTTCGAAACCCACCAGGACCACGACTGGCGCGTGGCCCAGTCGGTGAGCGGCGGCAGCGAGCAGGTCAAGGGCCGTCTCTCGGTGGCCTACCAGAAGAACGGCGCCGCCTACGACGGCAACGGCGACCAGGTGATGCTCGACATCACCCAGACCGACCTGCAGTACAACCAGGCGGTGGACGTGATGGGCAGCCTGGACTTCGCCTTCGCCAACGGCCAGAGCCTCAACCTCGGTATGCAGTGGTACGACTCCGGCTACGACGGCGACAAGGGCGTGAACCTGGGGCGCAACTTCCAGGGCCTGCGCGGCCAGGTGCCTTTCGAGGTGGAAGGCGGCGCCAGCTTCGACCGCGAACCGCACACCGAGCGCCAGCAGTTCAATGCCACCTGGCACGTGCCCGAAGTGCTCGGCCACGACTTCTACCTGCAGGCCTACTACCGCAGCGAGGAGATGGCCTTCCAGCCGTACCCAAGCGTCGCCTTCGGCAGTGGCGGCGCCATCGATACCGCGCGCTCCTACTACTCCGCCTCGCAGCAGGACACCGATTACTTCGGCCTCAAGTCCGTGCTGGTGAAGGAATGGGATCGCGTCAGCCTGACCTACGGCGCCGACTTCGAGTGGGAGAGCTTCGACTCCGACCAGGCCATGTTCAACCTGACCACCGCCGCCGCCACCGGCGGGCTGGTGGCCGATGAGTACGCGCGCATCGGCCGCTACCCAGGCATCGACACCGACAGCAAATCACTGTTCGCCCAGACCAGCTGGAAGGCCACCGACGACCTGACCCTGTCCGCCGGCATCCGCCACCAGCGCATCGGCAACGACGTGGGCTCTTTCGTCGCCGCCGCCCAGCAGGTGCAGATCAGCAAAGGCAACGGCACCAGCGCCGACGCCGTGCCGGGCGGATCCAAGGACTACCAGGTGGACCTGTACAACGCCGGCGCCGTCTACAAGCTGAGCAAGGCGCAGCAGGTGTGGGCCAACTACTCCGAGGGCTTCGAGCTGCCCGACCCGGCCAAGTACTACGGCCAGGGCAGCTACACCCTGGTGGGCAACCACTGGACCCTGGGCCGCCACGTCAACGTCAAGGACTCCGCCCTGGACGGCATCAAGACCAAGCAGATCGAGCTCGGCTGGCGCCACTACGCCGACGGCCTGGATGCCCAGCTGGCGGCCTTCTATGCCTGGTCGGACAAGAGCATCACCTACAACCGCACCACCCTGCTGGTGGAGCAGCTGGACAACAAGAAGCGCAACTACGGCCTCGAAGGCCAGGCCAACTACTGGCTGAACGACAACTGGCAGATCGGCGCCAGCGCCCTGGCCATCCGTTCCCAGCAGAAGATCGCCAAGCGCTGGCAGAAACAGGACGTCACCGCCGCCAGCCCGTCCAAGCTCACCGCCTTCGCCAGCTGGCAGAACGGCGAAACCAGCCTGCGCCTGCAGGCCGTGCGCAGCTTCAACCTCAGCGACGACGGCAACGTCCTGGCCAACGGCAACTTCGACGGCAACGACCACAAGATCGATGGCTACACCACCTTCGATCTGCTGGGCAGCCAGGTCCTGCCGGTGGGCACCCTCAACGTCGGCATCCAGAACCTGCTGGACAAGGACTACACCACCGTCTGGGGCCAGCGCGCCCAGGTGTTCTACGGCACCGCCGCCACCGCCGACCTGTTCGACTACCACGGCCGTGGCCGCACCTACAGCCTGAGCTACAGCGTCGAGTTCTGATGCCCCTTGCAGACCCCGGGCTGAAGCCCGGGCTACACGTGTAGGTTGGCCACACTTCGTGGGCGAATTCATTCGCGAAAAAGCCGGCACTTAGCCGGCTTTCAAAACAGCATGGGTTTCGCTGCGCTCTACCCATCCTACGGGCTGTATGTAGGTTGGTGCCCAGCGGGCCGCAGGCCCGCCAGCGTCAGGCCATCAGAGCAGCGCCATCACCCCACCGCCCAGCGGCAGCAGTGCCACCAGGGGCAGCACCCAGCGGCTTTGCCAGGCCAGCAGGGCCACCAGCAGCAGAGCGGCGAGCATTACCTGGCAGAGCCAGAGGATGGTGCCGATCTCGCCACCCTGGTCACTCACCGCCAGGGCCAGGCCGATGGCGAAGGCGAACACTGCGACGACACGCAGCAGGCGCACCCGCGCCTCGGGCAGCGGGCCCTGGAACAGCACCTTGTGGTGGCGGGACATGGCCAGGCTCAGCGCCGTCATGGCCAGGTAGCAGAACGCGAATCCGAGCAGCAGCATCAGGCGCCTTCCTCTGCCAGTTGGCGGCGCACGCGCGGGGCGGGCACGGCACGGGGTTGCGAGCGGCGCCAGGCCAGCGCTGCGCAGAGCAGGCCGCAGCCGAGCAGGCTCAGGTCGATGCCCGCCAGCGCCCAGTCGCCACGGGCGGCGCTGGCCAGCAGGCTGGCCTGGCCACCAGTGAAGGCATTGAGCAGCGGCAAGCCGAGGGCCAGCAGGGCGAAGACGGCGAGCAGGTCGCGCGCCACCTGGCCGCTGTTGCGCCGCAGCACCGCCCAGAGCGCCACCAGCAACCAGGCGCCGACGAAGACATAGGCCTCCGCGCTGGCGCGAGCGGCCAGGTCCGCGGGGAGCAGGCGGTTGCAACAGAGCAGCGCCAGGCTGGCGATGGGCAGACCGCCGATCACCGCGCCATTCAGTGCACGCACCAGGCCGATGCCCCGGCTGCCGCGCGCCTCGCGCTTGGTCAGCCACACCTGCAGGCCACCCACCACCATGGTGCAGCCCATCAGGCCCAGCAGCAGGTACAGGGCGCGGACGATCTGCCCGCCGAACTGGGCCATGTGCAGGTTGCTCAGCCAGACGAAGCTCTGGTAGCCGGCCAGGTAGGGTTTCTGCTCGTGCAGCAGCTCGCCGCTGCCGGCGTCGTAGGAGAGGGTCCAGAGGAAGTCCACCACGCGGCTGCGCTCATAGCGGCGGATGTCCACCACCGCCGCCTCGTCGCCTGGGTGGTGGATGCTGATCCAGCCCGGCTCGCCACCGCCCCAACGCTGCTTGGCGTCCAGCACCAGGCCGTCGAGGGACACCGGCGGCGGTGCCGGGCGCTTCACGTCCTCGCGGCTGTACTGGCCGATCACCTCGTTGAAGAAGGTGGTGGTGTCGCCTTTGTAGGCCACCTGCATGCCGGCGGGCATGTAGTAGATGACGAAGATCGCCAGCCCGGTATAGGCGATCAGCAGGTGGAACGGCAGCCCCAGCACGCCGAACAGGTTGTGGGCGTCGAGCCAGGCGCGCTGGCCGTTGGCCTTGGGCCGCAGGGTGAAGAAGTCCTTGAAGAAGCGCCGGTGGATGATGATGCCGCTGATCAGCGCCACCAGCATGAACATGCCGGCGAGGCCGACGATGTAGAGGCCGGCCATCCCGGCGTGAAGGTTGTAGTGGAGGACGAACCAGAAGCTGCCGCCGAGGGTTTCCGGCAGCACCTCGCCCGTGGCCGGGTCGAGGGCGAAGCGCCGGAACTCGCTCTCGTCCGCCGGCTCGTAGCCGGCCCACCAGAAGGGCTCGCGCTCGCTCGGCGGACGCATCCACAGGGCGTGGGCATCGGGCGCCTTGGCCAGCAGCCAGTCACGCACCTGGTCGATGGATAGCGCGTGCTCGCCCCCCTCGTGCAGGGTCGGGCGCATCCAGCGTTCCAGCTCCTTGTCGAAGCAGGCGACGCTGCCGGCGAAGAGGATGACGAAGAGCAGCCAGGACGGCAGCAGCCCGCCCCAGGTGTGCAGGCCGGCCATGGATTGACGCAGGCTCATGGGCGCACCCCATAGCCTTCCGGGACGAAGGCGGCGAGCGCCAGCACCAGGGTCAGGCCGCCGAGCACCAGCCAGGCACGCAGGGCCGAGCGGGCACCGAAGGCGTAGAGGATGGCCACCGCGTACACGGCGAAACAGCCCAGGCTGGCGAAGGTGACCCGGTCGGCACGGATCAGCGGCAGATAGACGGCGAGGAAGGCGGTGGCCGCGTAGGCCACCGCATATCCGCCGAGGATCGCCGCCAGCACGCGCGAGGCGACGGCCCAGGGCGCGGAGGGGTTGGCTTTGCTCACGTCGTTCCTTTCATCAGTGGTCAACCGGTTGGAGGTGGCGCCGGTTGTCGGAGGCTGGGCAGGCCTGGAGGCCGGGCGAGACCGGAGAGCCTGCAGAACTACCTGAGAATTATTTTCACCTGTTAAGGAAATGCAATTCCTTTCTGCAGGATTGCCGCAGATTCTTCGTCGATCACGTACGGAGGCGCCTGGATTCGGCAATGGCAATGGGGGAAGGCGGGATACACGCAACGGCAGGCGTACGACCCGGAGTTGGCCATTCACGACGCTGGTCAGGTGCCCGGCTTTCCGTTCGTCAACACGGATCGAACTTTGCAGAGCCACACCCAGTCAATCGCTCCATGCGTCAACAACTCAGGTAGCTCGCCATGTACAACCCCTTTCAGATTCTGACCGATGCCTTCCAGGCCGATTACCGGGTCAACCTCAGCCTGGAGCGCCTGGACGGCAACATCATGCTCACCCTCACGGACGAAAGCGGCGTGGTGGCGCGGCGCATGATCAGCCCCGCGCAGCGCAACGACCAGAAGCGCCTGGAGCGGGTGATCGAGAGCATCCGTTTCGGGATCGCGATCGAAAAAGGGCATAACGTCGGCGAAATGCTCAGCGCGATGACCAGCGGCAAAAGCATTCCGCCCATCGCCAACCGCCAGCCCGGGCGGGTCACCGGCCCCCTCGCCGTCGGCATCTGAGCGCCCTGGCGGGCGCTCGGGCTCAGGCCTCTTCTTCGCCGCGCGTGACCTGCAGGCGGCGCCGCGGGTTGACGCTGTCGCTGGCTTCCGAGGGGAAGCGTGACGAGGCGAAGCGCACCACCAGGATCGACAGCGCCAGCAGCAGGATCGCACCGCAGACATACACGATGCTCTCGTCGGGGCGGTTATGGTGCGAAACGTCGGAGATCAGCAGGCGCGTCAGCGCGGTGATCGCCACGTAGATCAGGAAGCGCACCGGCATGTGGTTGGTCTTGAAGTAGATTCCCACCATCGCCCCCAGCTCCAGGTAGATGAACAGCAGCAGGATGTCATCGACCGTGATGTGCCCCTTCTCCACCATCCCCAGGAATGCCACCACCGCCGCCCAGGCGGTAATCCCCCCGATGGCGAACAGCGCCAGGTAGTGGAAGCTCTCCACCAGCAGGTTGCCCAGCGACTCGGCCAGCCCATGCACGTTGCCGCGCAACTCTTCAGCCCATTTGATTTTCACGATCCAGCTCCTCGGTACGTCTTGGTGGCGATGGTGAATCACCGGGATGACGATCAGACCTTGCAGGATGGAGGCCAGCGGTCCCGGCCCCATGAGATGCGCGGGTGCGGCCTAACGCCACGGGACAGGTTGTCGCAGGGGCGACGAGGAGCAGGACAGCGGCGCTGGCATGGCCTATGAATGAGAGCTGTTGACGGAGAAATCCGACCCATATACTGTACGCACATCCAGTATCTTACAGACCGATTTCAAAGGTGAGAGGTGATGAATGGCCGTCGAAGTGGTGTACCGCAGCAGCCGCGACCCGGAGCGCTTGTTCATGGATAAAGCCGAAGCCGACCGTTACGACAAGATGCTCGAACTGGCCGAATCCCTGGCCACCGTTCTGAACAAGGCCGTGCCCTCGCTGAGCGAGCAGCAGGTCGAAGAGCTGGGCATCTACATGGCCCGCAACCGCGACATCTTCGCCCGCGCCTTCAAGAACCAACCCGATGCCCTCGCCGAACTGGATGCCCCTCCCGCCGACGAGTGACCCGAACACCCCTCATTGCAGGCATGCCCGTCCTGCACCGAGCCCGCTGCCCCAGCGGGCTTTTTTTATGCCGGGCAAAAGCCCGCGCCGACACCTTGCGCCGTTTGTTCAAGCCCCTGGCCACCGCCCGATCGCATGCTGCAAGCCCCTTGTGAAGGAGCTTCGCCATGCGCCGTCTGTTCGCCTGCCTCTATGCCCCGGTCTTTCTCCTCGGCTTTCTCGCCCTGGCCCTGTGGATGACCGAGCACCTGCCCTTGCCCTGGTTGCTGCTGGTGCTGCTCCCGGCCATCACCGCCTGCTTTCTCGCCGAAGCCTGGCTGCCCTATGAACGGGCCTGGAACCGCAACCACGGCGACCGCCTGCGCGACTCGCTGCACGCGCTGGTCAATGAAGGGCTCAACTGCCTGGGCATCCTGGTCATCCCGTTGAGTGCGGCGCTGCTGCCCGACATCGGGCTCTGGCCCCACCACTGGCCCCTGGCGCTGCAACTGCTGGTCGCCATCCTCGCCGCCGACCTGGGCATCACCCTGATGCACTACGCCAGCCACCGCATCGGCTTCCTCTGGCGC includes the following:
- a CDS encoding FecR domain-containing protein gives rise to the protein MALRKPGEQRIAPAIAAQAVQWLVELQGGTPSRQRQDAWQRWRAADPEHERAWQRIESVNQGLRGLNTPSALAALDAPSSRSRRDALKLLTLLVIAGGGALAVRESDPLLALRADQSTAVGERRNLALADGSTLSLNTDSALDIRFDARQRLLHLRQGEMLVEAVDEARPLRVETPQGLILLHGGRLAVRLQESRSQVSLFTGEAQVFSHGQRLALQPGQRLNLDARGSGAAQVADENSVAWINGMLVASAMRLGDFLAELGRYRHGRIGCDPAIADLRLSGTYPLDHTDSILAMLPRTLPVEVRSVTRYWISVHPRAAS
- a CDS encoding TonB-dependent receptor encodes the protein MATEGAALEIDRQVVIGSRAPVSISELPGTVWVIDSHQLQEQTKAGVPFKEALGQLIPGMDIGPQGRTNYGQNMRGRSALVMIDGVSLNSSRGISRQFDSIDPFNIERIEVLSGASAVYGGGATGGIINIVTKRAEAGDVRFNSEVGVRTGFETHQDHDWRVAQSVSGGSEQVKGRLSVAYQKNGAAYDGNGDQVMLDITQTDLQYNQAVDVMGSLDFAFANGQSLNLGMQWYDSGYDGDKGVNLGRNFQGLRGQVPFEVEGGASFDREPHTERQQFNATWHVPEVLGHDFYLQAYYRSEEMAFQPYPSVAFGSGGAIDTARSYYSASQQDTDYFGLKSVLVKEWDRVSLTYGADFEWESFDSDQAMFNLTTAAATGGLVADEYARIGRYPGIDTDSKSLFAQTSWKATDDLTLSAGIRHQRIGNDVGSFVAAAQQVQISKGNGTSADAVPGGSKDYQVDLYNAGAVYKLSKAQQVWANYSEGFELPDPAKYYGQGSYTLVGNHWTLGRHVNVKDSALDGIKTKQIELGWRHYADGLDAQLAAFYAWSDKSITYNRTTLLVEQLDNKKRNYGLEGQANYWLNDNWQIGASALAIRSQQKIAKRWQKQDVTAASPSKLTAFASWQNGETSLRLQAVRSFNLSDDGNVLANGNFDGNDHKIDGYTTFDLLGSQVLPVGTLNVGIQNLLDKDYTTVWGQRAQVFYGTAATADLFDYHGRGRTYSLSYSVEF
- a CDS encoding DUF3325 domain-containing protein, producing MLLLGFAFCYLAMTALSLAMSRHHKVLFQGPLPEARVRLLRVVAVFAFAIGLALAVSDQGGEIGTILWLCQVMLAALLLVALLAWQSRWVLPLVALLPLGGGVMALL
- a CDS encoding PepSY-associated TM helix domain-containing protein, which produces MSLRQSMAGLHTWGGLLPSWLLFVILFAGSVACFDKELERWMRPTLHEGGEHALSIDQVRDWLLAKAPDAHALWMRPPSEREPFWWAGYEPADESEFRRFALDPATGEVLPETLGGSFWFVLHYNLHAGMAGLYIVGLAGMFMLVALISGIIIHRRFFKDFFTLRPKANGQRAWLDAHNLFGVLGLPFHLLIAYTGLAIFVIYYMPAGMQVAYKGDTTTFFNEVIGQYSREDVKRPAPPPVSLDGLVLDAKQRWGGGEPGWISIHHPGDEAAVVDIRRYERSRVVDFLWTLSYDAGSGELLHEQKPYLAGYQSFVWLSNLHMAQFGGQIVRALYLLLGLMGCTMVVGGLQVWLTKREARGSRGIGLVRALNGAVIGGLPIASLALLCCNRLLPADLAARASAEAYVFVGAWLLVALWAVLRRNSGQVARDLLAVFALLALGLPLLNAFTGGQASLLASAARGDWALAGIDLSLLGCGLLCAALAWRRSQPRAVPAPRVRRQLAEEGA
- a CDS encoding DUF3649 domain-containing protein, with the protein product MSKANPSAPWAVASRVLAAILGGYAVAYAATAFLAVYLPLIRADRVTFASLGCFAVYAVAILYAFGARSALRAWLVLGGLTLVLALAAFVPEGYGVRP
- a CDS encoding DUF3509 domain-containing protein, giving the protein MYNPFQILTDAFQADYRVNLSLERLDGNIMLTLTDESGVVARRMISPAQRNDQKRLERVIESIRFGIAIEKGHNVGEMLSAMTSGKSIPPIANRQPGRVTGPLAVGI
- a CDS encoding phosphate-starvation-inducible protein PsiE, producing MKIKWAEELRGNVHGLAESLGNLLVESFHYLALFAIGGITAWAAVVAFLGMVEKGHITVDDILLLFIYLELGAMVGIYFKTNHMPVRFLIYVAITALTRLLISDVSHHNRPDESIVYVCGAILLLALSILVVRFASSRFPSEASDSVNPRRRLQVTRGEEEA
- a CDS encoding YebG family protein — its product is MAVEVVYRSSRDPERLFMDKAEADRYDKMLELAESLATVLNKAVPSLSEQQVEELGIYMARNRDIFARAFKNQPDALAELDAPPADE